A segment of the Hallerella succinigenes genome:
CACCGCAGAATGCGATGTACACGCCGTCAGAACCACCGCTCCCAACGCAGCCAAAGCTTTCACGCTATGATGAATCTTACTTACCCACATTTTGTTGCAATATAGAAAGTGAATCAATCTCGCGTAAACGGTGAAAGGAGGAAACAAGCAGAAATCCCAAGCAACACGGCAAGGCCTAAAACCGATACAGGAGCAAATCCGCTGAGCGAAAGAGTTCCGAACGAAATCAAGGTCGTCGCCGCCGAAAGCATCACGGCTAAAGCCGTTGAATCCGCATGATTTTGCGCATCCTTAAAGAAAAGGGCATAATCGATACCGATGCCGAGAACAAGAATCAAACCAGTGATTGCAAAGAAATTCACCGGGATTTGCAGATAACCGAACATCGACAGCGTAAAGAAGCAACCGAGCACCGGAGCACGGACAATGCGCAAAGAATTTCGCCAAGAAAATACGAACGAAAGAATAAAGCAGACCGCAAAATACGCAAAAGCGACAAGCGAAAGCGCCGTGAGTGAAAGTTCCGTCAAGGCGGCGTTCACTTCCTGAATCTTGTTCACCGCGTAAATGCCGTTCGACGGGTCCGCATAATCCTTCGGATTGAACATTTCGGACGCGTGCATCGGAAGGACGGCGCTGTAATACTTGCCCGAAATTTCTCCGATCCAGAGCATGTCACGGACGCTCGAAAGCTGTTCCGGAAGATCTTCGAATTCCGCTGTATTTTCATCCATTTCGACAGCGGCAAAAAGCGTCTTGCCCGGATTTTTCACAGGATGGATTTTGAGCTGTTTGCAAAGGTCCTTATAGCGGAGAGGAAGTGCTCTCGAAAGCAGAGAATCCAGAGCGGTCCGTTTTGCCGAAGACGGTGAAAATTCCGAGAAGGCGAGGTGCGACTTCAAAAGAGAGTCCCGTTCCGCTTCACGGAGCTTTTCCGTCAGCGTTTCTTCCTTTTGCAGCACTTCTTCGACCGAGTTTCCGCTCACAATAAAGTACGTCGGAGCGATTCCCGAATTCATCCACTTCGCGACCTTCATTTCCGAAGCGCCGAGTTCCGGAGCGACCGTGTACATGGAACGGATATCCGTCTGCACGTTCAGCTGCACAATGCCCGGAATAAGAGCGCCTGCCGCCATCACGAAAATGATATAACGGGCGATCTTCGGAATGCGCTCCAGTTTAGAATAGCCCGCAAGAATCACCTGGGCGACCTTTAACGAGAACTTCTGTTCGTTCCGCAACCTTTCCGACACAAACGGGAATACGAGCAAAACAGAAAGGAGCGCACTCGCAAGCCCCACCATCGAGAAGAACGCCATCTGACGGAGGATCGGGAAGTCCACAATCATGAGCGCGATGTAGCTGAGTTCCGTTGTCATGAAGCCGAGGAGCATGCTCTTGACCTGAGCTTCCTTGTCAGCAAAATGGTGCAGTGCGTAGTCAATGCTCACACCGATCACGCTCGTTCCAAAGATGAACGTAAAGACGTGGATTTCATGGAAAGTCGCAAGCGTTGCGCCCATTGCCGCAAGAATCGCTACGGCGATCGAACTGAGAGTCGTTACAATGGGAACTGCCGAACGGAAGACGAGCAAGAGCAACAGCAGTACCGCCGCAGTCGAGATTCCTGAAATCCAGCCGATTTCAACTTGAGCCTGTTTTGAACTCGAATAGCTGTGGAACGGAACGCCGGACTTTTCTACACGCAGGTTGGGGAACTCTTCCTGCAATTCTTCGATTGTGTCGTCTAAAATGCCAAGAATATGATCGCCCGAAGCAAACGCCGAAGCGTCCTTGGAAAGTTCCGCATTGATGAACACATAGGTTCTGCCGGAATCTTGCACGGTCAGCATGTCATCTCGGAGAGTCAAGTGGCTGGAAGCCATCGGCGTCATCGAAAGCATACGGTCCTGCGCCGACTGTGAAAGCAAATACGGATCTTCTTCCAGGCGCGAAAGATCGGTCATCGGGAAAGCGCCGAATACACGGGAAAGAGCCTTGTTATAAAAATAGTCTGCGACTTCAGCGTCTTCCATCGCAAGGATCACCGGATCCTGCATCGAAAAACGTCTATCAAAAAAGAACTTGGAAATCTCGTCCATCGACGAGGCGTCCACCTTCCAAGAAGCAGAACGGATCTGCTTGTTCGCTAGCAGCGTATGACCGATGCGGTCCGCAGCCGTCTTCGCCACCGAAAAATCCGAATCCCCCACAAAGATCATCATCCGAGAAGAAGTCCGAGCCGTGAGCTCATTTTCCGCCGCATGGATTTCCGGAGTCATCTCGGATTCCGGAACGATCGAATACAAGTTCTTATCGACCTTCCACGGGTACGCAATTACCACCGCAACCATCAGTGCGATATGCAAAAGTACCCAAAGGCCTACGTTAAAGAAACGCTTCTTACTTTCCGGACTGCTTGAATTCATAAGTCAAAATGTTTCCTTCACCGTCGACGAGTTCCACCTTTTTCAAATCCTTGTCCCCTTCGAGGACAATCGAAGCAATCGCTTTCCGAATGGTCTTTTCCTTGGGAAGCAGACCGACCGACCAACCTTTTTTCTGTTGCAAAAAGAACAGATCAAAACGATTCTCTAAAACAGCGATGTTCCCACTGAGAACGGCGCGCATCGAAGTCGCAATTTCACGGAAAATCACATTATCCGCAGAAGCCATTTTCGTTTTGGAACCATCCGCATTCGTCTGAACAACGCCCGAATCCGAAATCACAAGCTTGGACGCAAAAGGCTTTTCCATGTCCCACGTGATACCGTTCTTCTGCGAAATTTCAAATTTGCCCGAAGATTCAAAAGTCCGTTTGATCTTGACCACGGTACGCTTTTGCGTAAAGGTTCCATGGACCGTTTCCGCAGCAGAAAGGGCCTGCATCACCTTTTGCACTTCCGGAGATTCCAAATTCGCCGGAGACTTCCAAATCGATGCGTCCACGGCAAAAAGCGCCGTTCCGCAAATCAAGAGAGCCATAAAAAAAGACTTATACATTTTCTTCCTTTGCCAAAGCCATTTTGACTTTTTCCACAAAATCCGGCGGCGTCGAGAACATGGATTCCTTCGTCGAAATCTTGACCACCATCTGCGTGCTTTCCGCCTTGGTAATCACCTTGCCCGTTTCGAGGTCAATGAATCTGTACTTGAGCTTCATGCAAACGTCATATTCCACAAGGGAGACTTCCACGCGCACCTTCTGCATAAAGCGGAGCGGTCGAATGTACTTGAGGTTCATTTCGACGACAGGCCAAGCGTAGCCCGCCTTTTCCATTTCATAATAGTCGTACTTGATTTTTGTAAGCAAAGCACAACGGGCTGTTTCCATGTACTTCACATAGTTTCCATGCCAAACGACATTCATCGGATCCAAGTCATAAAACTGAACTTCGATATCCGTGTAGGCTTTCAAGATCTTTTCGCTCACGTCGATTCTCCTTTCTGCCAGAAGTTGTAAAAATTATACCACTGATACGGATGTTCCAAGCAAAACTTTTCGAGGTGAGAAGCGTATTCCGCAGCGAGATTTGCCATCTGCTGTTTTTGTTCGAAACGTTTGCCACCGAGTACTGTTTTGGAACGGATAATGTGGAATTCATAGGGCGACGTAATGTCCA
Coding sequences within it:
- a CDS encoding LolA family protein produces the protein MYKSFFMALLICGTALFAVDASIWKSPANLESPEVQKVMQALSAAETVHGTFTQKRTVVKIKRTFESSGKFEISQKNGITWDMEKPFASKLVISDSGVVQTNADGSKTKMASADNVIFREIATSMRAVLSGNIAVLENRFDLFFLQQKKGWSVGLLPKEKTIRKAIASIVLEGDKDLKKVELVDGEGNILTYEFKQSGK
- a CDS encoding MMPL family transporter, which produces MNSSSPESKKRFFNVGLWVLLHIALMVAVVIAYPWKVDKNLYSIVPESEMTPEIHAAENELTARTSSRMMIFVGDSDFSVAKTAADRIGHTLLANKQIRSASWKVDASSMDEISKFFFDRRFSMQDPVILAMEDAEVADYFYNKALSRVFGAFPMTDLSRLEEDPYLLSQSAQDRMLSMTPMASSHLTLRDDMLTVQDSGRTYVFINAELSKDASAFASGDHILGILDDTIEELQEEFPNLRVEKSGVPFHSYSSSKQAQVEIGWISGISTAAVLLLLLLVFRSAVPIVTTLSSIAVAILAAMGATLATFHEIHVFTFIFGTSVIGVSIDYALHHFADKEAQVKSMLLGFMTTELSYIALMIVDFPILRQMAFFSMVGLASALLSVLLVFPFVSERLRNEQKFSLKVAQVILAGYSKLERIPKIARYIIFVMAAGALIPGIVQLNVQTDIRSMYTVAPELGASEMKVAKWMNSGIAPTYFIVSGNSVEEVLQKEETLTEKLREAERDSLLKSHLAFSEFSPSSAKRTALDSLLSRALPLRYKDLCKQLKIHPVKNPGKTLFAAVEMDENTAEFEDLPEQLSSVRDMLWIGEISGKYYSAVLPMHASEMFNPKDYADPSNGIYAVNKIQEVNAALTELSLTALSLVAFAYFAVCFILSFVFSWRNSLRIVRAPVLGCFFTLSMFGYLQIPVNFFAITGLILVLGIGIDYALFFKDAQNHADSTALAVMLSAATTLISFGTLSLSGFAPVSVLGLAVLLGISACFLLSPFTRD
- a CDS encoding acyl-CoA thioesterase produces the protein MSEKILKAYTDIEVQFYDLDPMNVVWHGNYVKYMETARCALLTKIKYDYYEMEKAGYAWPVVEMNLKYIRPLRFMQKVRVEVSLVEYDVCMKLKYRFIDLETGKVITKAESTQMVVKISTKESMFSTPPDFVEKVKMALAKEENV